One Natronomonas moolapensis 8.8.11 genomic region harbors:
- a CDS encoding DNA-directed DNA polymerase II small subunit: MPLEEPARIARELASHGYAADREAITLLTQAGDTAAALAVAVEAIPDDTLKLTASDVRDALEEGSRGRRDPICGDDAADATGDDASVEPTVGTGKSGDSSGAADGNAGETPSVSTGTGGSGVGDGTDSSPVETKGSSGGVAMNEAKPANEAKPANEAKPANEAKPANEAKPANEAKSADSRPTSDDSTGGSRAADALSADGPADSSSAGPESDSSSAGPESDSSSAGPEPGGGGGRAVDSSLRSLEIDNDMTGYSTSTGEYGDFVATFRDRYERLAGKLRGRVNHRNATALQASPGGGDAGMVGMISDVRSTASGHWLIELEDTTGVFPCLVMKDRPIAGLVEELLLDEVIAVEGTLSDDGGILFVDELYFPDIPRTYEPSTADRHVKAALISDVHVGSQEFVGDAWSQFASWLHTEEAERIEYLLVAGDMVEGVGVYPDQDEELDIVDIFDQYRRFSERLKEVPGDLEIVMIPGNHDAVRLAEPQPGFDEELRSIMTAHDARIVSNPAVVTIEGVSVLMYHGVSLDEVIAELPEEKASYDEPHRAMYQLLKKRHVAPQFGGHTRLAPEETDYLVMDEVPDIFHTGHVHKLGWGKYRNVMAVNSGCWQAQTDFQKSVNIDPDVGYAPVVDLDTLDMTVHKFS; this comes from the coding sequence GTGCCACTGGAGGAGCCGGCCCGGATCGCGCGCGAGCTCGCAAGCCACGGCTACGCCGCCGACCGGGAGGCGATCACGCTGTTGACGCAGGCGGGCGACACCGCGGCGGCGCTCGCGGTCGCGGTCGAGGCGATCCCGGACGACACGTTGAAACTCACCGCGTCGGACGTCCGGGACGCGCTCGAGGAGGGGTCCCGGGGCCGCCGCGACCCGATATGCGGCGACGACGCGGCGGACGCGACCGGGGACGACGCTTCCGTGGAGCCGACGGTCGGTACAGGAAAATCGGGAGACAGCTCCGGAGCCGCGGACGGAAACGCTGGCGAAACACCCTCTGTTTCGACTGGAACCGGGGGGTCGGGCGTGGGGGACGGTACCGATTCATCTCCAGTCGAAACAAAGGGGTCCTCGGGCGGAGTGGCAATGAACGAGGCAAAACCGGCGAACGAGGCAAAACCGGCGAACGAGGCAAAACCGGCGAACGAGGCAAAACCGGCGAACGAGGCAAAACCGGCGAACGAGGCAAAATCGGCGGACAGCCGACCGACGAGCGACGACTCGACGGGCGGTAGCCGGGCGGCCGACGCCCTGTCGGCCGACGGTCCGGCGGACAGCAGTTCGGCGGGTCCCGAATCGGACAGCAGTTCGGCGGGTCCCGAATCGGACAGCAGTTCGGCGGGTCCCGAGCCGGGCGGCGGGGGCGGCCGTGCCGTCGACTCGTCGCTTCGGTCGCTCGAAATCGACAACGACATGACCGGCTACTCGACGAGTACCGGCGAGTACGGCGACTTCGTGGCAACGTTTCGGGACCGCTACGAGCGCCTCGCCGGGAAGCTCAGGGGCCGGGTCAACCACCGGAACGCAACGGCGCTGCAGGCAAGCCCCGGTGGCGGAGACGCCGGTATGGTCGGGATGATCTCGGACGTTCGGTCGACGGCGTCGGGGCACTGGCTGATCGAGTTGGAGGACACCACGGGCGTCTTCCCGTGTCTGGTGATGAAAGACAGGCCGATCGCGGGGCTGGTTGAGGAACTGCTGCTCGACGAGGTGATCGCCGTCGAGGGAACACTGTCGGACGACGGCGGTATCCTGTTCGTCGACGAGCTGTACTTCCCGGACATCCCGCGGACGTACGAGCCGTCGACGGCCGACAGGCACGTCAAGGCGGCGCTTATAAGTGACGTCCACGTCGGGAGCCAGGAGTTCGTGGGCGATGCCTGGAGCCAGTTCGCGTCGTGGCTCCACACCGAGGAGGCCGAGCGGATTGAGTACCTGCTCGTCGCCGGCGACATGGTCGAAGGCGTCGGCGTCTACCCCGACCAAGACGAGGAGTTGGACATCGTCGATATCTTCGATCAGTACCGGCGGTTCTCGGAGCGTTTAAAAGAGGTACCGGGGGATCTGGAGATCGTGATGATACCCGGCAACCACGACGCGGTCCGGCTGGCCGAACCGCAACCCGGGTTCGACGAGGAACTCCGGTCGATCATGACCGCCCACGACGCCCGGATCGTCTCGAACCCGGCGGTCGTCACGATCGAGGGCGTCTCGGTGCTCATGTACCACGGCGTCTCCCTGGACGAGGTCATCGCCGAACTTCCCGAGGAGAAAGCCAGCTACGACGAGCCACATCGTGCGATGTACCAGCTGTTGAAAAAGCGCCACGTCGCCCCGCAGTTCGGCGGCCACACCCGCCTCGCCCCCGAAGAGACGGACTACCTCGTAATGGATGAGGTACCCGACATCTTCCATACAGGCCACGTCCACAAGCTCGGATGGGGAAAGTACCGAAACGTGATGGCGGTGAACTCCGGCTGTTGGCAGGCCCAGACGGACTTCCAAAAGAGTGTCAACATCGATCCCGATGTCGGATACGCACCCGTCGTCGATCTGGACACGCTGGATATGACCGTCCACAAGTTCTCGTAG